CACTTCTTCGCTCACTCCGCTTTCCTTGGTGCATTGTGCGCAGAGTTTTTTATCGCGTACAAACTCATTGATGGCGGTCAAGGTTTTATCGTCGAGCTCACCGCTCTGCGGACAGTCGTAAAGCTTACTGTATAGCTTGCGCTGAATATACAGCACGCCGTTCCGCATACAACCGTATTCGAGCGGCTTGCGCGCGGGGAGTATAAGCTCGCGCCACAGCGCTGCATCCACACCGCCCGAAAGCCCGTTGTTCTGTTCGAACGCCTTGACGGCGAGATCGGTTTCCTTGCCGTAAACGCCGTCGACCTCGACTTTCATCCCATTTGCCGCAAGCAGAGCTTGAAGCATTTTGATCTTGCGCCCGCGCTTACCCGTAGCCGCCGTGCAAAGAATAGGGTAGGCGGTAATATCGTCCTGCCTAATGTACGGATAACCGAAATACTCGCACACGCCCATGGCTACGTGCTCGGCTATCGTCTGCGCATAGTCGGGATCGAGCGACAGCTTGGCTTCGTCGAAATTTGTAAGATACCCCGCGTCGACTACCGCCGTCGGGCAAACCGCGCCCTGCCACACCCTGTCGCCACCGAGCGAAGCGCAAGAAATATTGCGACTTAGCGCGGCGCAAATATCCTCGCAAAAAACCTTATGCTCTTTGCTCGTCGAATGATAAACTACCGCGCCCTTAACGTCGTTAAAACTCTTGCGCGACCCGAATGCGCCGAGCGAAATCAGCACCGCGCCGTCGGCGGTAAAGCGGTTGACGCGCATGATCATATCCCGCGCGTCGACGACGGGCGACGGCACTTCGAGCACATCGAAATCGCACCGAATAAGCGCCGCCGTCAGATACAGCGCCGCAAGCCGCGTAAAAATCTTGCCGTCCGCTTTTTCGCCTACGTACGGCATGACGGGGGAGTGTCCGCACTCCGACCCGCCTACTGCTATCGTTATAACGTTCATTTCCGAATTACCTCGTTCAAATAATATATGCGTCGCGGCGCACAATGTTGAATAATCGGTGATTATAGATTTAATTCATACTAATTTAGTAGGAATTTATATAAAACACTTGACATAATATCATATCGGTGATAGAATACTAAGGTAATGAAGAAGATTTTTTCGGTTAGCGGAATGACTTGCGCGGCGTGTGCGGCGCACGTTGAAAAGGCGGTAAGGAAGCTCGGCGTACAAAACGTCGAGGTCAATTTGCTCATGAACCGCATGACCGTCGATACCGATATAACGGACGGCGATATCATTCGCGCCGTCGAGGCGGCCGGGTACGGCGCGGTGCGCTACGACGGAGGGAAAGGTGAAACCGTAAAGAGCGAAGCTCAAAAGCCCGTCGACTATGCTAAAACGCTGCTTATAAGGTTTTTAAGCTCGTTGGTTTTCCTTATTCCGCTCATGTACTTTTCCATGGGGCACATGGCAAGCTTTCCTATGGGCGCGCTCGATCCGCACATAAACCCGTCGTCGTTCGCGCTTATTCAGCTTGTGCTTACGACCCCCGTTCTTGTAATAAACGGAAAATTCTTTATAAACGGTTGTAAAGCGGTTTTGCACCGTGCGCCGAACATGGATACGCTGGTTGCGCTCGGCAGCGGTGCGGCGTATATTTACGGAATAGTCCAACTCTTTATAATCAATGCGGGTGTTGCTTCGGGCGATATGCACGGCGCATCGATGAACGCAATGAGCCTGTTCTTCGAGGGCGCGGCAACTATACTTACGCTCGTAACTCTCGGAAAGTTCCTCGAAGCAAAGTCAAAAGGCAAAACTCGGTCGGAAGTGGATAAGCTGTTGCGGCTCCGTCCGCAGACGGCGACGGTCGTTCGCGACGGCGCGGAAATATCTGTCGCGGTCGAGGACATACGCGTAGGCGACAGGGTGATAGTATTGCCCGGTGAGTACGTGCCGTGCGACGGCGTTGTCGAGGTCGGCTCGACCACGCTCGATAAGTCTGCAATAACGGGCGAGTCGTTGCCCGATGAAGCGACGGTGGGAAGCCGCGTGACGTCCGCCGTGCTCAACCTCACCGGCAGGGTAGAGCTTACCGCCGAAAAGGTGGGTGCGGACACCACGCTCAGCAAGATAATCGAGCTTATAGAAAACGCAGGCGGTTCGAAAGCGCCCATACAGAAGATAGCCGACAGGGTGGCGGCGGTGTTCGTGCCGACGGTGTGCGCGATCGCGCTCGTGACCCTTATCGTGTGGCTGATTATAGGCAGTGCGGCGCAGGCGTTCACCATGGCGATATCTGTACTCGTCATATCCTGTCCGTGTGCGTTAGGGCTCGCAACGCCAGTCGCCGTCATGGCGGGAACGGGCAGAGCGGCGGCGTACGGCGTGCTTGTAAAGAACGCCGAGGTACTGCAAGCGCTCCAAAGCGTAGAGGTGTTCGCGCTCGATAAAACGGCAACGATAACCGAGGGCAAGCCGCGCGTGGTCGGTATAAAAACGTTCGGTCTTACCGAGGACGAGGTTTTAAGCATTGCCGCCGCGCTGGAAAAAACAAGCACGCACCCGCTTGCGCAAGCGATAATCGACGCGACGCACGATAGGAACTTGGTATCACCCGACGCGACTGACGGCGAGTACCGTATAGGCTACGGTGTGATCGCTAAGTCGGACGGCACAGAGTATGCGCTCGGCTCGGCTCGGCTCATGGCGGAGTTCGGGGTGAAATGTGACGAGGACGATGCGCAAACCGTATTTCTTTGCAAACGCGGCGAGCTGCTCGGCGCGATAACGGTCGCTGATGAGATCAAGCCGTCGAGCGCCCGCGCTATCGAAATGCTCAAAAGCTGCGGCGCGCGCGTGGCGATGCTTACGGGCGACAACGCGGCGCAAGCCCACCGTATAGCCGAGAAGGTCGGTATAACCGAAGTGTACTGCAACGTTCTGCCGAGCGACAAGCTCGATATCATTAAGTCGCTCAAATCGGGCGGCGGCAGGGTCGCAATGGTCGGCGACGGCATAAACGACGCGCCCGCGCTCAAAGAAGCGGACGTCGGCATAGCGATAGGCTCGGGTACGGACGTCGCTATCGAGGCGGCGGACGTGGTGCTTGTTAAGAGCGATCTTATGGACGTGCCGCGCGCCATGGCGGTGTCGCACGCGAGCCTTAGGAATATCAAGCAAAACTTGTTTTGGGCGTTTATATATAATGTTCTCGGCATACCGCTCGCGGCGGGCGTGCTGTTCGGCGTAGGCGTTACGCTCAATCCCATGATAGCCTCGGCGGCAATGGCGTTCTCGTCGGTATTCGTCGTTTGCAACGCATTGCGGCTGACTGTTATGAAGTTCGACGATTCGCGGCTATCCCGCAAGCTCAAAGGTGTGGGCAAGCGCAAAAATAAAAATCGCACAGACGAAAAAGAGTTATCAATAACCGAAATCGGAGGTAATAATATGGAAACGGTTCTTAAAGTCAAAGGCATGATGTGTATGCACTGTGTCGGTCACGTAAAGTCGGCGCTCGAAAAAGTGGAGGGAGTGACCTCTGTCGACGTCAGTCTCGAAAAAGGCGAGGCGACCGTTCACAGCGCAAACGTAAATATCGATGCGGCAATCAAAGCGGTCGTTGACGCAGGGTATGAGTGCAGTATTAATTAGTAATTAGAAATTAGGAATTAGGAATTGCGGACTCGCTTCGCTCGTAATTTAATAAATCATTCATTGCTAATTATTAAAATCCTATTAGAATAACATTAGGACTTCCTTACGGGCATTGACAAAAAAATGCTTGCGTAGTATAATAATCGTGTAATAAAGTAGAGTATTACGCGATTATTTTTCGTTTTGGAGTAAAAATGGCTGAAAAGATAGGAGTGTCCGAGAACGGGGGCAGACCCGAAAAAAAGAAGCACAGATGTTGTTCCTGCTGCTTGGCGGTGCTTGTCTTAATATTGATAATATTTGCGGCGGCGTTCGGCGTAGGCTGGTATTTCGGCGATAAATTTACTCAAGAGAATTTGGATATGTCGCTTGCAGACACGCTCGGCGTAGTGAACGATTTGTATTGGGCGAACGACAAGAAGGTAGTGACCAATCCGTATAGCAAGGACGACGTAAACGATTTCTACAAGGAAATCAAGCGCAACGTTCTTCTTAAAGACGACGCGGAAGTCGATTTCGAAAAGGCGCTCGAAAGCGCTATCGATAACTACGCAAACAAGCCGCAAGCCGCCGTCGCGCGCAACTCCGATTACGGCGACGAGAACGAGACCGGCGATAATGAGGACGGCGAACAGGAAAGCTCGTCGAGCTCCGCGATCATGCGTATTCTTACCGACATGATTTCGGGCGTTCTCAACCGCGATAACATAGACTTCGAAAGGTTAAATCGCTACGACGAAAACGATCCCTCGACCGATGAGTATTTGTTCAAGCTCAAAGACAAACAACTCGCATCTTTCATAAACGCCATACTCGAAGCGATACTCCAAAACGCTTCCGGCATCGACTCGTTACAGAGCATATCCAATGTGATCGATCTGAAATCGGTGCTCGCGCTCAAACAGATCACCTTCGCGGCGCAGACCGACGGCGATACTACGGTATCGACCACCGCTTCGGTCACCGTGTGGATAGGCGTGCAGTCTGCGGCGGGGCAGGCGCTCACTTCGGTAATGAACGAAAACGGAATGGGCTGGCTGAGCTGGCTTGCGCGCGGCATGGGCAATATATTCCTGCCTAAAAACCTTTACGCCACCGTTTCCATTCCGCTGTACGGCGAAGCCGATATGTCGGTCAATATCAACGCCATGAACGACGCTAAGCATGCCCGCGCGGTGAAGCTGGTTAACGGCGTGATGAAAATGTCGGGCAGCGAGAACACGCTCGACGATATGCTCAAAGAATACGGCGAAAAGATCACGCCTTTCCTCGAAACGGCGTCGCAGAATATGCCGCTCGACAAAGTGGACGACGGAACGATAACGATCGACTTCCTCGACACGCTCGCGCGTCTTGCGAGCAAGTCTACCGAGGGCGAGCCGCTCACCAAGGCGGACTTTATCTACGTTCTTAAAGCGGTGTTATCGGATGCCGACGAGCAATACCGCTACGTTTCGCCTTACCGCTATAAGGGTGTATATCTCGTCGACGGCGAGGAGAAATATGTTGAGGACGGCGTGGACGGGCAGACCCCTATCGACTACGAGGACAAATTCGCAAAGGCGATTTCGCAGGCGTATTCGATCGATATAAAGGACGATGAAAAACTTGCCGACGTTCTCGCCATGATGGGCGTGTCGCTCGACGGCGGCAAGACTCCCGTCAATTCCGACGAACTGTTAAACCGCATGAACGGTAATCGGCTCAATGCGTCCATAAACAGCGACAGCGCGCCGCAAAAGCTGTTCGTCACCGACAAGATGCTCGCCGCGGCGTTCGAGGACGATCTCAAAGCCAACCTTAACGGGTTCGACATGGAGCTTATCGCGCTCACGTTCATGAGCAACCCGCAAAAGCTAAACCACACCTACGCCATGATCGCCGTCGAAGTCAATCTCGGCAGTATGCTCGGCGAAGCGGGCGGGATGATGACCTCGCTTGCTTCGGGGCTTATGCCGGATAGAATACTTTTGACCGTGGTCGTCGACATAACTCAGGACGGCGAGCTGAACGCGGGCGAGAAGCGCGATCCCGTATCGTATAAGCTCAACTCGTGCAAAGACACCGCGCGTGCGATAGCGGCTGTCGAGAAGCTTGCTCCGTCGATAAGCCTTGACTGTATGTCCGACCAGATTGAAACGATGATGGTCGACATGGTGAAGCAGATGTTCAATAAGCTCGAAGGCATGGAGCTCAAAACCACTACGTACGAGTACGACGAGCAGTCCAACCCCGTATCGGGCGACAACGGCGCGATCGTAATGCCCGACATATTCACGATCATGGCAAACCTTGCTATCAAAGGTGAGGACGGTCAGCCCGTAGTGGACGGCGCGCAATTAAAGAACGTTCTCAAAGAGCTCAATAACGTAGACGGCTTGCCCGAAACTACCCAAATCGAAACGAAAGACGGCAACCCCGACTATTCGGGCTTTGTCGCCGACGTTGTGGATAAATACTATCTCGACGACAGTCAAGCGAAGAACGGCAGGCTCGAAACGTTCGACGACCTTACCGAGTTTATGTCGAGCACAGCTAAGGACGACGGCAGCTTGGGCGGCTTTGATACCGACAAGCTTCGAGTCAACGACGGCACCGTGAAATGCCTTGCCTACGATACGCGCAAGGTCAGTCAGCTCAAACCGACGATGACTCCCGCGCAGCTCGGCGCGTTCCTGCAAACCGAAATGGTCGGCGACGACCTGAAAAATTACACGATCATGGAGGTCGAAACCGATACCGACGAGCTCACGCTCATTCTCGCCATAAACGTAGGCAGTCTGTTGCCCGCAAAGGTTAGTAAGCTATTGGCTACCGAAAATATATTCGTCACCGCGACTATCGATATGAGCGAGCCTGAAACCGACGAAACGGACGGCAAACTCTACTATCCCGTGACTACGGTCGTCAATAATATGAGCGGTGCCGATAAAAAAGGTGTATACGACGACACACTTAAAGTAGTTAAATGCTTTGCGCCCGACTTCGATATACAAAAACAGGTGCTCGAACTC
The DNA window shown above is from Clostridiales bacterium and carries:
- the cadA gene encoding cadmium-translocating P-type ATPase, translated to MKKIFSVSGMTCAACAAHVEKAVRKLGVQNVEVNLLMNRMTVDTDITDGDIIRAVEAAGYGAVRYDGGKGETVKSEAQKPVDYAKTLLIRFLSSLVFLIPLMYFSMGHMASFPMGALDPHINPSSFALIQLVLTTPVLVINGKFFINGCKAVLHRAPNMDTLVALGSGAAYIYGIVQLFIINAGVASGDMHGASMNAMSLFFEGAATILTLVTLGKFLEAKSKGKTRSEVDKLLRLRPQTATVVRDGAEISVAVEDIRVGDRVIVLPGEYVPCDGVVEVGSTTLDKSAITGESLPDEATVGSRVTSAVLNLTGRVELTAEKVGADTTLSKIIELIENAGGSKAPIQKIADRVAAVFVPTVCAIALVTLIVWLIIGSAAQAFTMAISVLVISCPCALGLATPVAVMAGTGRAAAYGVLVKNAEVLQALQSVEVFALDKTATITEGKPRVVGIKTFGLTEDEVLSIAAALEKTSTHPLAQAIIDATHDRNLVSPDATDGEYRIGYGVIAKSDGTEYALGSARLMAEFGVKCDEDDAQTVFLCKRGELLGAITVADEIKPSSARAIEMLKSCGARVAMLTGDNAAQAHRIAEKVGITEVYCNVLPSDKLDIIKSLKSGGGRVAMVGDGINDAPALKEADVGIAIGSGTDVAIEAADVVLVKSDLMDVPRAMAVSHASLRNIKQNLFWAFIYNVLGIPLAAGVLFGVGVTLNPMIASAAMAFSSVFVVCNALRLTVMKFDDSRLSRKLKGVGKRKNKNRTDEKELSITEIGGNNMETVLKVKGMMCMHCVGHVKSALEKVEGVTSVDVSLEKGEATVHSANVNIDAAIKAVVDAGYECSIN